From the Oncorhynchus keta strain PuntledgeMale-10-30-2019 chromosome 13, Oket_V2, whole genome shotgun sequence genome, the window ATATCAGCGGTCAACAAAAAGCACTTTATACGATgagcaacaaacaaaaacaaatccTTGATGCATCCACCGTACGTGCATTTTCCTTTCATCTGACACGAGAGCAGAGAGTGTGGCCAATATGCCGGAAAAATCTAGACCGGCTATTTCACAAAATGTGATTCAcgttttcaaacagtccattaaAACGTTCACTCTTGCGTAGACATGTAGAAATTAAAAACATGCCCATTTGACAAATAAGCCACAGGAGATGattgagcgagaattaagacgactttcgagtagtaagacatgtataaaagcaacaggtaccattaataagaaggtgctagaagcgtcttatatggtgagtgactaggacagacaagccccatactattgtggaggacttaattctccCTGCTGctgcggatatggctgggacaatgctgggggaaaaggccccaAACAACgatacagacaatgccttcatcaaacaacccTGTTTCACGActcatcagtgacatggcaggagatgttttgaaacaattattgctttgcatacaagccatTGAATTCtatgcagcatccaccaagaggctttgttaaagcaaggcccctgaactcatGTATTTTCTGCACCGATacgggcagcgaccatgtaacgcttttacaacatacagaagtgcgctggttatcaagggggaaagtattgacactttttttttttttcattgagAGACATGTTTAAAGTTCTCTtaactgaccataattttcacttgtctgaccgcttgtatgatgactggcctatctgggtggtTTCTTcgtcgcctgaatgatctgaatctggGATTACAGGGACtgtccgcaactatattcaatgtacggggacaaaattgaggctacgattaagaagttggagcacttttctgtctgcattaacaaggacaacaggtctttccatcattgtatgattttttttataTGCAAATTAACgcgcttacggacaatgtcaaatgtgatatatagcgaggcacctgagtgagctgggtgcgcaattacatTCCCAAACATGGAAGAcaacaaacaactggattcgttatccctttcatgccctgcctccagtccacttagcgatatctgaacaagagagcctcattgaaattgcaataagctgttctgtgaaaattgaatttaaatcagaagccactgccagattcctaaattgggctgcgctcaagagtatcctgccttggcaaaacacgctgttaagacactgatgccctttgcaaacACGTACCTATgggagagtggattctcggccctcattAGCATGATTTAATACTGAGACTCCAATACAACATTGCAGATTTATGtacatcctttcaagcacacccttctcattaacctgtggtaaGTTATTCACAATTTGATGAACAAGCAAGGTTTTATATgcaagatggttaaataaagagcaaaatttgtgccctggtcctataagagcttggtcacttcccacgagccggattgtgacaaaaactcactcaTTATTATGTTTAATAAAGGCATCgtatagtttgtgtgtgtgtgtgtgtgtgtggcaggcttacaatgatggcaaaaaacaacatttgagagtgcgctgaccctggtgctagagggggtacagctgaccctggtgctaaagggggtacagctgaccctggtgctaaagggggtacagctgaccctggtgctagagggggtacagctgaccctggtgctaaagggggtacagctgaccctggtgctagagggggtacagctgaccctggtgctagagggggtacagctgaccctggtgctagagggggtacagctgaccctggtgctagaggggtacagctgaccctggtgctagagggggtacagctgaccctggtgctagagggggtacagctgaccctggtgctagagggggtacagctgaccctggtgctagagggggtacagctgaccctggtgctagagggggtacagctgaccctggtgctagagggggtacagctgaccctggtgctagagggggtacagctgaccctggtgctagagggggtacagctgaccctggtgctagaggggggtacagctgaccctggtgctagaggggggtacagctgaccctggtgctagagggggtacagctgaccctggtgctagagggggtacagctgaccctggtgctagagggggtacagctgaccctggtgctaagGGGGtaagctgaccctggtgctaaagggggtacagctgaccctggtgctagaaggggtacagctgaccctggtgctagagggggtacagctgaccctggtgctagaggggtacagctgaccctggtgctaaagggggtacagctgaccctggtgctaaagggggtacagctgaccctggtgctagagggggtacagctgaccctggtgctgaggggtacagctgaccctggtgctagagggggtacagctgaccctggtgctagaggggtacagctgaccctggtgctagagggggtacagctgaccctggtgctagaggggtacagctgaccctggtgctaaagggggtacagctgaccctggtgctagaaggggtacagctgaccctggtgctagaaggggtacagctgaccctggtgctagagggggtacagctgaccctggtgctagagggggtacagctaaCCCTGGTGCTAGaagggtacagctgaccctggtgctaaaaggggtacagctgaccctggtgctaaagggtacagctgaccctggtgctaaagggggtacagctgaccctggtgctagagggggtacagctgaccctggtgctagagggggtacagctgaccctggtgctagagggggtacagctgaccctggtgctagagggggtacagctgaccctggtgctagagggggtacgcagctggaggttgaatgtttgaaggggtacggaaCTATAGAAAGTTTTGAGAACAACTTGTCTAGACCAATATCAGCTACCAGTACCTTGTTTGATCTCCACTTCAACACTCTCTTTGAGGGACGACGTAGAATCCACATTATTATCCTGCCTTTACAGaaagaatgaaaaaaaaaaaacactgttgAATCACTTCCAGACTAACATTGACCAATCAGATACAatgaataaaaatgttttttttttaaaatcaggATACGATTATGACAAATGTTTGCATTTCTACCTGCAACTAGCACCAAAATGTCAACTAGCCTACAGACCAGTAATAGCAAAGCAATAGAAATCTATAAGAGTAAAACATTAAACAAAAATTTGCTTTTTACAGCAAATATGCAGTTTGGCCTATTGTGTGTACACAAAGCCATGTCTTACAATTGGTTCTCGCTACACAGGTTGAACACGACAGCAAAAACATCAGCGATAACATGACCTTTTCAGGTCCTTGCGACGGATTATGATAAGGGAAGAAGCAGCATTATGCTCCAATTAAATGCAGTTCTACTCACTGGCTATCGGTGGCGCCATTTTCCATATCCCCTTCAGATGAACCGGTCAGCTCTTCACCTTTTGAGAACATCAACCAAACACACCATCGGATTAATGAGGTGAAAATGGGTGGTGTTCAGAATGACACAACGTAGCCTACTTCCCCATTTTGTGTCTTCTGAACACCACCCAGCATATAACAGACCAAGAGAACCGACAAGGCAGCAGGGTTAACAGAAGACCACCACCTTGTGATGCTGAATGGACCCATGGGCTTACCCTCCAGTATCTGAAGGAGGTGGCTTTGAGACAGCTGCTCCAGCTGCTCCCTGCACAATGTCTTGAtttcatccagattacagctctGTAAAAACAAAGAGAGAACAAATCTGGAAacaagagaggggaggagggagacaagaCACCATAACAGTCTACTTTTAACCTATCAATGTAGTACAAATTtataccaaaaaaaaaaaaaaaaaaaaaaaaaaaatggcaaaTGCCCACAGCACCAAATCAAATTTAAAACAGAAATGACTCAAATGTGACTAATGGTACTGTCTGACTATACTCTTAACTGATTGTCCACAATACATCAAACACATCCAATCTTTACATTAAGTAGCATAGAACAGATGTGCtgaccaaacacacacatggGTTAGGAGTTAGAAATTAGGTTAGGCCTAGCCACTGCACAGCCAACACCCCTGACGCAGGGACCCCTGGTTCCAGTCCTTTTCATGCTACCCCTTGAATTTCACTACACAATCACCTTGAGTTCATCAGGAAGCATCTTCTGCAGCTTATTCTCTCCCAGCACGTGAAAGCACTGATCGAGCATCTCATGTCTGTCTGCGACATAGGCACTGATGGGTTTAAATGGCACACTCAGGTCCAGTCCTCCCTCCTCGACGTCGCTGCCAGGCTCAATCAGCTCCAGATCCGCCTGCTCCTCCTTGGAGTCCTGTTTCAAGGTGTCATATAgcagtatgttttttttttcaattgagGGCCAACATTGTGTCAAAAGGTAGAATGCAAGTAACCACTGAAGTGAAAAATGCAGTGTTCCTAAAAACTTTTACACCCCGAACAGACCGACCAAGTTGGAAACAAACTTTGTTTCCAGTGGATTAAAATAGTCAGATTTTGAATGAAAATTCTACGAAGAACCAGCGAAATAAAAAGGACCATATGAATCTCAGGTAAAATAACCCATCTCTAGTGCATCTCCCGAGACAAACTAGCCATCTAACGTTAAATATACATGAATGTTTCATATGTGTGTTGGCCTTCCCCCAAACTAATACAATCGATTCAGTTGGTTTTGATATTTAACTTGTGTGTAAGGGCTGAGCAATATAGCCTACAAATCCTATCTATATTTTTTTCAAACTTATGGGAAATTcaagagatgtgtgtgtgtgtgtgtgtatatatatatacacacacacacatatacatacatacatacatacacatacacacacacacacacatacagtaccagtcaaaagttggacatacagttgaagttggaagtttacatacccttaggttggtgtcattaaaacttgtttttcaaccactccacacatttattgttaagatcctacagttttggcaagtcggttaggacatctactttgtgcattacacaagtcattttcccaacaattgtttacagattatttcactgtatcacaattccagtacaacagaagtttacatacattgaagttgactttgcctttaaacagcttaaaaatgttcagaaaatgatgtcatggctttagaagcttctgataagctaattgacataatttgagttaattggagtggatgtatttcaaggcctaccttcaaactcagtgcctctttgcttgacatcatgggaaaatcaaaagaaatcagccaagacctcagaaaaataattgtagacctccacaagtctggttcatcctcgggagcaatttccaaacgcctgaaggtaccacgttcatctgtacaaacaatagtatgcaagtataaacaccatgggactgcgcagccgtcacaccgctcaggaaggagacgtgttctgtctcctagagatgaacgtactttggtgcgaaaagtgcaaatcaatcccagaacaacagcaaaggaccttgtgaagatgctggaggaaaacaagtacaaaagtatttatatccacagtaaaacgagtcctatatcaacattaGCTGAAAGGAcactcggcaaggaagaagcccctgctccaaaaccgcaataaaaaaagccaggctacggtttgcaactggacatggggacaaagatcgtactatttggagaaatgtcctctggtctgatgaaacaaaaatagaactgcttggtcataatgaccatctttatgtttggagtgaaaagggggaggcttgcaagccgaagaacaccatcccaactgtgaagcacgggggtggcagcatcatgttgtggggtgctttgctgcaggagggactggtgcacttcacaaaatagatggcatcatgaggcgggaCAATATATCTGAATAatttaagcaacatctcaagacatcagtcaagaagttaaagcttggtcgcaaatgggtcttccaaatggacaattaccccaagcatacttccaaagttgtggcaaaatggcttaatgagaataaagtcaaggtattggagtggccatcacaaagcctgacctaaatcctatagaagatttttGGGCCGAACTGAAAaattgtgtgcgagcaaggaggcctacaaacctgactcagttacaccagctctgtcaggaggaatgggccaaaattcacccaacttattgtgggaagcttgtggaaggcaacccgaaacgtgtgacccaagttacacaatttaaaaaggcaatgctaccaaatactaattgagtgtatgtaaacgtctgacccactgggaatgtgatgaaataaataaaagctgaaataaatcactctttaCAATTATTCGGgcatttaacattcttaaaagtggtgatcttaactgacctacaacagggaattgttactgggattaaatttcaggaattgtgaaaactgagtttaatgtatttggctaaggtgcatgtaaacttccgactttgactgtacctactcattcaagggtttctttatttttttgtattttttttacattctagaagtgaagacatcaacactatgaaataacacataacacaaccaaatcatgtattaaccaaaaaatatataaaacacaacCAATAACACAAcctaatcatgtagtaaccaaaaaaagaaaagttcaaccagcttcatggggtagtcacttggaacgcatttcaattaacaggtgttcattgaaatgtggaatttctttccttcttaatgcgtttgagccaatcagttgtgttgtgacaaggtcggGGTGGTATAATGTTTTTTTGGTCTTTTGGTCTTTACCAGATAGGGCTatgagaaatgacagtccatcattacttaaaaacatgaaggtcagtctatATGGAACTTTTAATGATTCttcatgtgcagtcgcaaaaaccattaagtgctatgatgaaactggctctaatgaggaccgccacaggaaaggaagactgaggtctctctgctgcagaggatcagttcattaaacctcagaaattgcagcccaaataaatacttcagagttcaagtaacagacatctcaacatcaactgttcagaggagactgcgtgaatcaggcctttgtggtcaaattcctgcaaagaaaccactactaaaggactccaagaagaagagacttgcttgggccaagaaacaagagcaatgatttatttagaattgaaaGCATACTTAACAAGTATGgctaccaaagcattctgcagtgatacacgaTCCCATACGGTTTGcgctttgtgggactatcatatgtttttcaacaggacaatgatacaacacacctccaggctgtgtaagggctatttgaccaagaaggagagtgatggagtgctgcaccagatgacctggcctccacaatcacctgacctcaaccaaattgagatagtttgggattagttggaccgcagagtaaaggaaaagtaACCAAGCgctcagctgtcagagcagctcacagatcactgcacctgtacatagcccacctgtaaatagcccatcaaaCGACCTtaatccccatactgtatttatttatcttgctcctttgcaccacagtatctctacttgcacattaattttctgcacatctaccattgtagtgtttaattgctatattgtaattacttcgccaccatggcctatttattgccttacctcccttatcttacctcatttgcacacactgtatatagactttttctactgtattattgactgcatgtttgtttattccatgtgtaactgctttgctttatcctggccaggtcgcagttgtaaatgaaaacttgttctcaacttgcctaactggttaaataaaggtgaaataaaaaaaatatcccactaggctgtcattgaaaataagaatttgttcttaactgacttgcctaatttaaaaaaaggaaaaggaaaaTAAATTCTGATCAAGGTAAAGTTGGTTTTATATTCACATTAAGACATTCAccaaaatccatttaaattgtAACAATTTTTTTTTAACTAATTCCTCATCTGTCACAGAAACATCAAACTATAAAtgatttattctataaatgtctaAAATACTTTCAAAACCTTTTGTTTGGGGGATCCAGTTTTGACTTGCTAGAAATACATCAATAACATCTATCAAATGCCATTTAAAACTGTATAAATCGGGGCATGAAGTCTATGCAATTTTTATTTCTATCAAATCCGAACTGGAATTTCTCCTCAAACCAAAGATTGTAAAAGTATACTAGACATTTATAGAATACATCATATCTAGTTTGATGATTCTGTGACAAAACAGTTATTGGTTATTACTTCTTTTAAAATGGCTGTTGGACAATGTCTGTTGAACGTCAATGTGTGAATATAAAACCAACTTTACCTTGGTCTGATTCTGCtggacagagaggaagaagtgatctcAACTTTGTTGTTGTGAGTGACAGGGAgggggggttggtgtgtgtgtgtgtgtgtgtgtgtgtgtgtgtgtgtgtaatgggaagGTGCACACAGAACAGAAGGAGCGACGGTGAGGAAACCAAAAAGACAACATGAATAAAACAAACTAATTAAGTGATTGCGATACAGACACTTGGAatattagttttttttttttgtataaatGAGCAAAGCAGCCAACGTAGCTAGCAATGTTCTCTCACCTCCACACTAGACTCTGTACACCTTCGTCTTCTGTCGACATGCTGCTCTTCCGTATGTGAACTTTTCCTTTTCTTTTCTCTACTAGTGGATTTTTTCCTTagcattttttgttttgttttactggTTACAATTACGAGCAAACAATATAGCTAAGTGTTCTTCCACAACTAGCTACTGCTACTCTTGTGAACGGGATGACTGACTGCTGCTCACTGTCTCGACGGCAACCGACATAAAAGCTTTTCCGGGTCACGGAATTTTatacatttttctaaataaaagcctcGCCATAATAGTAGAAAAGTGTCAATAACCTGTATTTAATCATGATATTACACAATCATTGTCAAAACATTCACAGTGATTTATATCTGTTTATATTTAAGTGGCATTTGCAACTTCCAAGGTCAAATACATAACACACATTAGCATCATATATCATGAATTAATACAGGCTATTAAAACGTTTCTTCTATTACATGGAGGACTTTTACTTTAGAAATCTTCAAAAAATCCGTGACCCGGACGTGACTCGTTAATGTTGTTTGTATATACAGCCGAGAGGAAGCGGTGAAGTGAGATGGTCGACTCCGCCTAAAATCTGTCTTGGCGAAAAGCGTTAAGCAGAGGGCGGAGTTTTTGTACGGGCGGCAATGAGAGCGCGGCGAATATGGTAAGTACTATTTTGATATGAGAAGCTTATCATTTAATCAAATATAAGTTGCATAATGATTAGGTTGCTACGAGTGTACTGATGTAGCCTATGTGTAATGCACGTAACATTCCGGCAACTTTGTGAAAAAAACATTTATATGGGAGTTGTTGTTCACAGGCGTacctgccctctcattggctagaatgttcCCACCTGATCGCGCATCCTCCCGCCTGCTTTTAGCCTTTGCGGACATGTATTTCCATCGTTAGAGCGGTCAGTCAACCATCTTGTCAATATAATTGATCCTCTTTGCCTTACATTCATTGTCTGTAAGACGCTGGGGAAGAAGAGCGCGATACACATTTCATAGCGCAAATGTAAAACATTCGCCAATAGACATTTAGAAGGTTTTCTATAATATATCATGTCCAGCTGATATATCCAGATGCTGGGTAAGCGAGGAAGATTCCGACGGAGTTACTGTCTTCCTGCTGTATTGTAGCCAATCACATTGCAACATAGTAACCAGTAATATTATAATCAGACTCGCAGTAAGGTTATTGTAGCAACATGAAGCCTCAGTCAAAAACTAACACAGGGATCAAAAGGGAGACTTCAATGTCAGCCCAAGCTCGCCCCTCGAAATCCGCTGGAGAGGGTGAGGTATCGCTCTCTTTCCAGGACGAACTGGCGGCGACGATCCACGGTGCGTTCGAAGTGGCTGTGGAAATTGCCGTATTAGAAGTCACTAAACTGGTAGGTCAAGCGCTTGGGGATGTCCGCGATCAGATGCACGAAACCCTACGGGAAAACAAGTCTCTTAAACAACGCTTGCAAACAACCGAGCAAGAGTTGAATGCTGCGCGTCAGTGTGGGGAAACGAGAGGTGTAAGTCCGCAGGGACAGTTCTCGACAAGTCCTCTCCACAACAACAACTTAGCAAAGACTCAAAAGCAGTCAAAGCACAACGAATTAAATATAAAGTCCTCATATTCATTGGACGAATATGGATATGAAATTGTGGAGGCAGAGATCAGTAGTGAACGACAGAAAGACCATGGGTCTTTCAGTGAAATCAGCGAGGATGGTCGGGTGTGTTCCCAAGACCTACACCCAGCTACAAGAGGACAGTCTATCCCTCATCATGACCTGCTTAAAGGTAGGCCTATTTATCAAGCCAAATGATATGTCATACATACAATATTAGAGAAATTCAGTTTGTGCTTGACTAGCTAGATAAGAACAAGAAATACCTTCTAAGCCTGACAATTGTTCTGAATGTCTTTTTCTTTTCAGAAGTCGGGGAAGAGGCCTCCAGTTTGTGTATGGACCACAAGGCAAGTGCAGAAAGCATCAGTCATAGTGGTCGAGAAACAACATTTGGAGATAATGACCCATCACCACTTCACGTAGTGGTCCAGAGCCTGGAGACGGATCAAGTTAGAGTGAAGGAGGAGAACGGTTCTGGTTCCGGCTCTGGTTCTAGTTTTGACTCTGTGGTAAAAGAAGACTTTGGTCCTGATAGTCTGTCTCTGGTTCAGTCCAAGATGTTAGAGGAGTGGAAACCGGACCCTTTGGACTTACAGATCTCTGACGCTCTGCTTCCTGGAACCAGCCGTAGTCTGTGTAAGTACCAGATAATAGCAGAGAGCTTCCAAATAGCCACTGACTATACCACCAACCTTCATAAGATTGACcactttaatttttttaattttacctttatttaaccaggcaagtcagttaagaacatattcttattttcaatgacggcctgggaacagtgggttaactgcctgttcaggggcagaacgacagatttgtaccttgtcagctcgggggtttgaactcgcaaccttccaactagtccaacactctaaccactaggctatgctgccgccaCTTACTGAGTAACACTAACCATTATGTGTCAGTATCTCTCAAAATGATTTTTATTAGAATGAGTAATACT encodes:
- the LOC118391846 gene encoding zinc finger and SCAN domain-containing protein 5B-like; the encoded protein is MKPQSKTNTGIKRETSMSAQARPSKSAGEGEVSLSFQDELAATIHGAFEVAVEIAVLEVTKLVGQALGDVRDQMHETLRENKSLKQRLQTTEQELNAARQCGETRGVSPQGQFSTSPLHNNNLAKTQKQSKHNELNIKSSYSLDEYGYEIVEAEISSERQKDHGSFSEISEDGRVCSQDLHPATRGQSIPHHDLLKEVGEEASSLCMDHKASAESISHSGRETTFGDNDPSPLHVVVQSLETDQVRVKEENGSGSGSGSSFDSVVKEDFGPDSLSLVQSKMLEEWKPDPLDLQISDALLPGTSRSLSHPHMVNTDVPQLTAPTASALPAFSSQFPNNLFQPREAAAPIIPATPPQIYGVQIRTNPNPTIPHPNPNPTIPHPSHICKLCGQGFHQPSELRRHHTQAHPKRQVFPPGQSPYHCSECDRDFNRLENLKTHLRIHTGERPYTCSVCSMRFRHSGALTRHFRIHTGEKPYVCGQCGKTFRNCGGLRFHQRSHSRQGQ
- the LOC118391849 gene encoding caspase activity and apoptosis inhibitor 1; its protein translation is MLRKKSTSREKKRKSSHTEEQHVDRRRRCTESSVEDSKEEQADLELIEPGSDVEEGGLDLSVPFKPISAYVADRHEMLDQCFHVLGENKLQKMLPDELKSCNLDEIKTLCREQLEQLSQSHLLQILEGEELTGSSEGDMENGATDSQQDNNVDSTSSLKESVEVEIKQEGGGSEESDVLSINADTYDSDIEGHKDEPSEKTEEAARTPEVVAGETSNPGPSATPAPADGKTSADKPPEPKKELQKDIDKSVSEILALASTPDQEDAKKTMVPPLAAAPEAPLLVTRLPAQSAPVPGLTPAPSQPSAQQLELLELEMRARAIKALMKANDVKKQT